The Urbifossiella limnaea genome has a window encoding:
- a CDS encoding RNA polymerase sigma factor has product MDPLEHILRRFLADEPYRRLSDDDLWVRFRDHGDEGAFRVLLQRVGGRIYARCRAVLGDDHLAEEAVQETLLALIRHRGRLPTYGAAVAWLYQTATNTARQVNRHRWRLTRREQRKAEECPPESTPAPDLDADARHATLTAALLRLPTAQRRSLELVYQEGMTHAEAAAALGWSRGSVSTCVQRGLGRLRQLLGREDILAVGGVAVLEAALSARSAGLDPPRAAALADITWARAEAGVPLTGGWWMPRGIPSAIGLVVCAGGVAATGAVQGWWTATRSPQPLAPTPAVAAAVEPENLQVKNLRITREEIAPQVRDIFQRFYPKENLVRVESVRAFGSEVEVELRVTPPPPAITQLAAVSRGRYCVFRRKLRVDSQPTGDTRWYWMNPEKPVAIKLPALSGPGREVVIGRDEFAATERLFDRLPKDERAEAALLRLLFGPPGSELLLPARSLGASGFSGRVILAAECGGLYVRDDTDSWRYTGECPGVSPVVADGRAFCHVNGGIWSRLLAEPTAPWVKWCDEPPLEPGDQDRRDLFIAGGRLCMAMKPHALNSRPLSDPAVGWVRTTHPVQHGGFAVVGDFLFGNDGERLFKRPASQLDAAWVPVGPWPPGYDRLVADGDRLLAFGRDPGPIYARPAAALADVPWTEAGRVHDPYKQ; this is encoded by the coding sequence ATGGACCCACTGGAACACATCCTCCGTCGATTTCTGGCTGACGAGCCCTACCGGCGGTTGAGCGACGACGACTTGTGGGTCCGGTTCCGGGATCACGGGGATGAGGGTGCATTTCGAGTGCTACTGCAGCGGGTCGGTGGGCGGATCTACGCTCGGTGCCGCGCCGTCCTGGGTGACGATCACCTGGCCGAGGAAGCCGTTCAGGAGACGTTGCTCGCCCTGATCCGTCACCGCGGCCGCCTGCCGACCTACGGGGCCGCCGTCGCCTGGCTGTACCAGACGGCGACCAACACTGCTCGGCAGGTCAACCGTCATCGGTGGAGGCTGACTCGGCGCGAACAGCGGAAAGCGGAGGAGTGCCCACCGGAAAGCACTCCCGCCCCGGACCTCGACGCGGATGCCCGGCATGCAACACTGACGGCGGCCCTGCTCCGATTGCCGACCGCCCAGCGGCGATCCCTGGAGTTGGTCTACCAGGAGGGGATGACGCACGCCGAGGCGGCCGCTGCATTGGGCTGGTCCCGCGGCTCGGTCAGTACGTGTGTCCAGCGCGGACTGGGGCGGTTGCGGCAATTGCTCGGTCGAGAAGACATACTCGCAGTCGGAGGAGTGGCGGTTCTGGAAGCCGCCCTCTCCGCCCGCTCAGCGGGGCTCGATCCACCCCGAGCCGCTGCCCTCGCTGACATCACCTGGGCCCGGGCGGAGGCGGGCGTCCCGCTGACCGGGGGGTGGTGGATGCCGCGAGGGATCCCGTCGGCGATCGGCCTGGTCGTTTGCGCCGGAGGCGTGGCGGCAACCGGTGCGGTGCAGGGTTGGTGGACGGCCACACGGAGCCCCCAGCCACTCGCGCCGACCCCGGCCGTCGCCGCGGCCGTCGAGCCGGAAAACCTGCAGGTGAAAAACCTGCGGATCACGCGGGAAGAGATCGCCCCGCAGGTCCGGGACATCTTCCAGCGATTCTACCCCAAGGAGAACTTGGTCCGTGTCGAGAGCGTCCGTGCGTTCGGGTCGGAGGTCGAAGTCGAGCTGCGGGTGACGCCACCGCCCCCGGCGATCACCCAGCTCGCCGCCGTGTCGCGCGGCCGCTACTGTGTGTTTCGGCGCAAGCTTCGGGTTGACTCGCAGCCGACTGGGGATACCCGCTGGTACTGGATGAACCCGGAAAAGCCCGTCGCCATCAAACTCCCGGCTTTGTCCGGGCCGGGGCGGGAGGTCGTGATTGGGCGGGACGAGTTCGCGGCCACGGAACGGCTGTTCGACCGACTCCCGAAGGACGAACGAGCCGAGGCCGCGCTACTCCGACTGCTCTTCGGCCCGCCGGGTAGTGAGTTGCTGCTTCCGGCCAGGAGTCTGGGAGCCTCGGGATTCTCCGGCAGGGTGATCCTGGCGGCGGAGTGCGGCGGGTTGTACGTCCGGGACGACACCGACTCGTGGCGATACACCGGGGAATGTCCCGGCGTCTCGCCGGTGGTGGCGGACGGGCGCGCCTTCTGCCACGTGAATGGCGGGATCTGGTCTCGACTGCTCGCCGAGCCGACGGCCCCGTGGGTGAAGTGGTGCGACGAGCCGCCACTCGAACCGGGCGACCAGGACCGTCGCGACTTGTTCATCGCTGGCGGGCGGTTGTGTATGGCCATGAAACCGCACGCCCTAAACTCCCGGCCGCTGTCCGACCCGGCAGTCGGCTGGGTGCGGACCACACACCCGGTCCAACATGGGGGCTTCGCGGTCGTGGGTGACTTTTTGTTCGGGAACGACGGCGAGCGCCTGTTCAAGCGACCCGCGAGCCAGCTCGATGCGGCCTGGGTTCCGGTCGGCCCGTGGCCGCCCGGGTACGACCGATTGGTCGCGGACGGAGACCGCCTGCTAGCGTTCGGCCGGGACCCGGGGCCGATCTACGCCCGCCCGGCCGCAGCCCTCGCGGACGTGCCCTGGACGGAAGCCGGCCGCGTCCACGACCCGTACAAGCAGTGA